One window of the Spea bombifrons isolate aSpeBom1 chromosome 8, aSpeBom1.2.pri, whole genome shotgun sequence genome contains the following:
- the ACSL4 gene encoding long-chain-fatty-acid--CoA ligase 4 isoform X2: MAKRIKAKPASDMPGSPYRALSHFDSLATIDIPGADTLDKLFQHAVARFAKKDCLGTRELLSEENEKQPNGKVFKKLIQGDYKWLNYEEVNTRVTNLGSGLSALGLKPKSTVAIFCETRAEWMIAAQACFKYNFPLVTLYATLGEEAVTYGLNESGATHLITSVELLETKLKNVLTNVSFIKHVIYVDQKSINRSEYPEELHIHDMESVEELGSRPENLNNPPSRPVPSDLAVVMYTSGSTGRPKGVMMIHSNLIAGMAGQCERIPGLGPKDTYIGYLPLAHVLEMTAEISCVTYGCRIGYSSPQTLSDQSSKIKKGTKGDCTVLKPTLMAAVPEIMDRIYKNVMSKVQEMNVFQRTLFKLGYDYKLEQIKKGYDAPLCNMLLFKKVKALLGGNVRMMLCGGAPLSPQTQRFMNICFCCPVGQGYGLTETCGAGTITEVCDYSTGRVGAPLTCCEVKLRDWQEGGYTNQDKPHPRGEIIIGGHNVAMGYFKNEEKSLEDFYVDENGQRWFCTGDIGEFHADGCLQIIDRKKDLVKLQAGEYVSLGKVEAALKNCPLIDNICAYANSYQSYVISFVVPNQKKLTALAQQKGIEGAWEEICNNPTMEAEVLREIKEVAGSMKLERFEIPIKVRLSPDPWTPETGLVTDAFKLKRKELKNHYLNDIERMYGGK; this comes from the exons aTGGCAAAAAGAATAAAGGCAAAGCCGGCGTCGGACATGCCTGGAAGCCCCTACCGGGCTCTTAGCCACTTCGACTCTCTGGCCACCATAGACATTCCAGGGGCTGACACTCTGGACAAGTTGTTTCAACATGCGGTGGCGCGTTTCGCAAAGAAAGACTGTCTGGGCACACGGGAGCTGCTGAGCGAGGAGAACGAGAAGCAACCCAACGGGAAAGTCTTTAAGAAG CTAATTCAAGGGGATTACAAGTGGTTGAATTATGAAGAGGTCAATACAAGAGTGACCAATTTGGGGAGCGGACTGTCCGCGCTCGGCCTGAAACCAAAGAGCACTGTAGCCATTTTCTGCGAGACAAGAGCGGAGTGGATGATCGCTGCGCAGGCGTGTTTTAAGTACAATTTCCCTC TGGTCACATTGTATGCCACGCTGGGCGAGGAGGCAGTAACCTATGGACTCAATGAATCTGGAGCCACTCATCTCATTACCAGTGTGGAGCTGCTAGAGACCAAGCTCAAG AATGTCCTCACAAATGTTTCATTCATTAAACACGTAATTTATGTGGATCAGAAAAGCATAAACAGATCGGAATATCCCGAAGAACTACATATCCATGATATGGAATCCGTGGAAGAGCTGGGCTCCAGGCCTGAGAATT TGAACAACCCTCCGAGCCGACCCGTTCCTTCAGACCTGGCGGTGGTGATGTATACCAGTGGCTCTACTGGCAGGCCCAAAGGAGTAATGATGATCCACAGCAACCTAATCGCTGGCATGGCGGGGCAGTGCGAACGCATACCAGGCCTTGG cCCCAAGGATACCTATATTGGTTATTTGCCTTTAGCGCATGTTCTAGAGATGACGGCAGAAATATCCTGTGTTACTTATGGCTGTAGAATTGGTTATTCATCTCCGCAGACGCTGTCTGACCAG TCTAGTAAAATCAAGAAGGGAACCAAAGGTGATTGTACGGTGTTGAAGCCTACGCTGATGGCGGCTGTGCCG GAAATAATGGATCGAATTTACAAGAATGTCATGAGCAAAGTGCAAGAAATGAATGTTTTCCAAAGAACCCTGTTTAAGCTTGGGTATGACTACAAGCTGGAACAAATAAAGAAGGGATATGATGCTCCTCTGTGTAATAT GTTGCTTTTTAAGAAGGTAAAAGCCCTTTTGGGTGGGAATGTGCGCATGATGCTCTGCGGAGGAGCTCCTCTGTCTCCGCAAACACAGAGGTTTATGAACATCTGCTTCTGCTGTCCTGTGGGCCAGGGCTATGGATTAACGGAAACGTGCGGGGCTGGTACCATCACCGaag TTTGTGATTACAGCACTGGCAGAGTAGGGGCTCCTCTCACCTGCTGTGAAGTGAAACTTCGAGACTGGCAAGAAG GTGGATATACAAATCAAGACAAACCACATCCaaggggagagataatcatTGGAGGGCATAATGTTGCAATGGGGTATTTTAAGAATGAGGAAAAGAGTTTGGAGGATTTCTACGTGGATGAGAATGGACAGAGGTGGTTCTGTACAGGCGACATCGGAGAATTCCATGCAGATGGCTGCCTGCAGATTATCG ATCGCAAAAAGGATTTAGTGAAGTTACAAGCTGGGGAATATGTCTCGCTGGGCAAGGTGGAGGCAGCGCTGAAAAACTGCCCGCTTATTGACAACATCTGTGCATACGCGAACAG TTACCAGTCCTACGTGATCAGCTTTGTAGTTCCTAATCAGAAGAAGCTGACGGCTTTAGCGCAGCAGAAAGGGATCGAAGGAGCATGGGAGGAGATCTGCAACAATCCCACGATGGAAGCAGAAGTATTAAGGGAGATTAAGGAGGTAGCCGGCTCAA tgaaACTAGAACGATTTGAAATTCCAATCAAGGTACGCCTGAGCCCTGACCCATGGACCCCTGAGACAGGCCTGGTGACAGATGCATTTAAACTGAAGAGGAAAGAGCTGAAGAACCACTATTTGAACGACATTGAGAGGATGTATGGAGGCAAATAG
- the ACSL4 gene encoding long-chain-fatty-acid--CoA ligase 4 isoform X1, giving the protein MKLNTEVYTVVLLPVYLLMFVYSALAFIPWYFLTNAKKKKAMAKRIKAKPASDMPGSPYRALSHFDSLATIDIPGADTLDKLFQHAVARFAKKDCLGTRELLSEENEKQPNGKVFKKLIQGDYKWLNYEEVNTRVTNLGSGLSALGLKPKSTVAIFCETRAEWMIAAQACFKYNFPLVTLYATLGEEAVTYGLNESGATHLITSVELLETKLKNVLTNVSFIKHVIYVDQKSINRSEYPEELHIHDMESVEELGSRPENLNNPPSRPVPSDLAVVMYTSGSTGRPKGVMMIHSNLIAGMAGQCERIPGLGPKDTYIGYLPLAHVLEMTAEISCVTYGCRIGYSSPQTLSDQSSKIKKGTKGDCTVLKPTLMAAVPEIMDRIYKNVMSKVQEMNVFQRTLFKLGYDYKLEQIKKGYDAPLCNMLLFKKVKALLGGNVRMMLCGGAPLSPQTQRFMNICFCCPVGQGYGLTETCGAGTITEVCDYSTGRVGAPLTCCEVKLRDWQEGGYTNQDKPHPRGEIIIGGHNVAMGYFKNEEKSLEDFYVDENGQRWFCTGDIGEFHADGCLQIIDRKKDLVKLQAGEYVSLGKVEAALKNCPLIDNICAYANSYQSYVISFVVPNQKKLTALAQQKGIEGAWEEICNNPTMEAEVLREIKEVAGSMKLERFEIPIKVRLSPDPWTPETGLVTDAFKLKRKELKNHYLNDIERMYGGK; this is encoded by the exons ATGAAGCTTAATACAGAGGTGTACACCGTTGTCTTGCTGCCTGTCTACCTGTTAATGTTTGTGTACAGTGCTCTCGCATTCATACCGTGGTATTTTCTCACCAacgcaaagaagaaaaaagctaTGGCAAAAAGAATAAAGGCAAAGCCGGCGTCGGACATGCCTGGAAGCCCCTACCGGGCTCTTAGCCACTTCGACTCTCTGGCCACCATAGACATTCCAGGGGCTGACACTCTGGACAAGTTGTTTCAACATGCGGTGGCGCGTTTCGCAAAGAAAGACTGTCTGGGCACACGGGAGCTGCTGAGCGAGGAGAACGAGAAGCAACCCAACGGGAAAGTCTTTAAGAAG CTAATTCAAGGGGATTACAAGTGGTTGAATTATGAAGAGGTCAATACAAGAGTGACCAATTTGGGGAGCGGACTGTCCGCGCTCGGCCTGAAACCAAAGAGCACTGTAGCCATTTTCTGCGAGACAAGAGCGGAGTGGATGATCGCTGCGCAGGCGTGTTTTAAGTACAATTTCCCTC TGGTCACATTGTATGCCACGCTGGGCGAGGAGGCAGTAACCTATGGACTCAATGAATCTGGAGCCACTCATCTCATTACCAGTGTGGAGCTGCTAGAGACCAAGCTCAAG AATGTCCTCACAAATGTTTCATTCATTAAACACGTAATTTATGTGGATCAGAAAAGCATAAACAGATCGGAATATCCCGAAGAACTACATATCCATGATATGGAATCCGTGGAAGAGCTGGGCTCCAGGCCTGAGAATT TGAACAACCCTCCGAGCCGACCCGTTCCTTCAGACCTGGCGGTGGTGATGTATACCAGTGGCTCTACTGGCAGGCCCAAAGGAGTAATGATGATCCACAGCAACCTAATCGCTGGCATGGCGGGGCAGTGCGAACGCATACCAGGCCTTGG cCCCAAGGATACCTATATTGGTTATTTGCCTTTAGCGCATGTTCTAGAGATGACGGCAGAAATATCCTGTGTTACTTATGGCTGTAGAATTGGTTATTCATCTCCGCAGACGCTGTCTGACCAG TCTAGTAAAATCAAGAAGGGAACCAAAGGTGATTGTACGGTGTTGAAGCCTACGCTGATGGCGGCTGTGCCG GAAATAATGGATCGAATTTACAAGAATGTCATGAGCAAAGTGCAAGAAATGAATGTTTTCCAAAGAACCCTGTTTAAGCTTGGGTATGACTACAAGCTGGAACAAATAAAGAAGGGATATGATGCTCCTCTGTGTAATAT GTTGCTTTTTAAGAAGGTAAAAGCCCTTTTGGGTGGGAATGTGCGCATGATGCTCTGCGGAGGAGCTCCTCTGTCTCCGCAAACACAGAGGTTTATGAACATCTGCTTCTGCTGTCCTGTGGGCCAGGGCTATGGATTAACGGAAACGTGCGGGGCTGGTACCATCACCGaag TTTGTGATTACAGCACTGGCAGAGTAGGGGCTCCTCTCACCTGCTGTGAAGTGAAACTTCGAGACTGGCAAGAAG GTGGATATACAAATCAAGACAAACCACATCCaaggggagagataatcatTGGAGGGCATAATGTTGCAATGGGGTATTTTAAGAATGAGGAAAAGAGTTTGGAGGATTTCTACGTGGATGAGAATGGACAGAGGTGGTTCTGTACAGGCGACATCGGAGAATTCCATGCAGATGGCTGCCTGCAGATTATCG ATCGCAAAAAGGATTTAGTGAAGTTACAAGCTGGGGAATATGTCTCGCTGGGCAAGGTGGAGGCAGCGCTGAAAAACTGCCCGCTTATTGACAACATCTGTGCATACGCGAACAG TTACCAGTCCTACGTGATCAGCTTTGTAGTTCCTAATCAGAAGAAGCTGACGGCTTTAGCGCAGCAGAAAGGGATCGAAGGAGCATGGGAGGAGATCTGCAACAATCCCACGATGGAAGCAGAAGTATTAAGGGAGATTAAGGAGGTAGCCGGCTCAA tgaaACTAGAACGATTTGAAATTCCAATCAAGGTACGCCTGAGCCCTGACCCATGGACCCCTGAGACAGGCCTGGTGACAGATGCATTTAAACTGAAGAGGAAAGAGCTGAAGAACCACTATTTGAACGACATTGAGAGGATGTATGGAGGCAAATAG